Within Plectropomus leopardus isolate mb chromosome 23, YSFRI_Pleo_2.0, whole genome shotgun sequence, the genomic segment tgcagcaggaggacaCAGAAAAACCTTCAGGGTACaactttactgtgtttttgattgattgactgattggtatatattttgaacatgtgtaacaaacaaaaccaaaagaaaaagaaaacaaaataacaataattgaaaaggaatgcatgttttctttgaaaggTTCcggctttttttcttcttcaaaaagTTTAgtgaattaacaaaaaaaaaaaataataatgatttcatGAAAACATACAAGCATGCTTTCTTTGAGAAATAATGGcaattttttgtgaaaaattttGGGCGATTTTTCTAAAGAATGTTTTcggcaatttgaaaaaaaaaacaaaacaaaaaaaaaacatgcctgcaggtttggagggtatatttccctttttttcattaaaattttttgattactttttcaagaaaaacatatatatttagttttccaaaaaataaacccTGACTTAATAAAACAACTCTCTGCTTTGTCTTCAGAAATATAAAAGGCATGGGCTAATGGTGTCTGACCTTATATATCGGGTGCACAGCAGGCAGCTGTCTCAGAGTGGCCACACAGAACACCTCGATCACCAGGTGAGTCCTGAGCAGGTGAGACAGCACCTGGAACACCTGGAACTCAGAGTGACGCACCCACATCTTAGCCAGCAGCCAGGCCAGGGGGGGGTCTTTGGGCAGGAAAATGGGTGTGTCCGGGCCGGGGTTCTGCTCAAGCTGAGGACCAGGAGAAACTGTTATTGTCCTGTTCCACTCCATGAGAAGggaacttaaccctttgaaacctgggcaaattggcttgatgcatttcaaaaacatgggaagaaggcaacaatcagttaaagaagaaataactcAGAAAGTAGctagaaatgagtaaaaagtacaagaaaattccctaaaaataagaaaagaaattaaagttttttaaaaagtaaaaaatatgtaataatagtaataataatagtgataataataataataataataataaactttatttgtatagcaccttttatacaagaaaggcagcccaacatgctttccaggaaagaaattaaatgtgttaagtgcttcacatcaaaacacttagaagacaaaataaaacctgcgtgtaaaaataaaataagatcagaaCAGAATACACAGAACGCatcttcaaatggataaaagccacttgataatactagtaaaagtaagacaAAATAGGGATAAAAATTGAATTCACAGAAggtataacaaataaaataaaacctgctGCTGTTATTACACACTATTATTACACACTATATATCACTATATTACACAcactatatattatattatatatatatatatatatatatatatatatatatatatatatatatatatatatatatatatatatatatatatatataggctttacaacattaaaaatgtataataggAAAATGCAACATGAGGGTTGTGTAAACTTGCTCTCTCACCACATGTATCCCAGAGGGATATTTTTAGAGGTTTTAATATGAAATGAGACTGTGTGTGCATATCGATGACATGTTGAGTATTTCCACACAGGTCTTTGGGCGTGGCAGGTGTGAATGATGTACCTGTATAGCTATAGGTATGAGCCCGTCGTCTGGGTGCTGGTACAGCAGGCAGAGCGGAGCAGCGATGTACTGAAGTTTACCATTGATTGTGTTGGCGGGAATCCCATCCATGATGGCGTAGTCTAACAGGTGGATATTCCCTGCCTAGTCAtagagagagcagagacaaTGAGACATAACTGTCACATTAAAGCCTGTATGGATCGTAGAGACAGATATTTCTCCACCTTGAGTTCTTTGTTGAGGTTGGTCCTGGGAGCCATGGAGCTCTGCACCATGTCTGCTGTGACTGGAAAGTTCTCTGGCAGCTTCTTACACCTCTGAATCATTCTTGGGTTCGAGCCGTTCATACACTGGTAGCCAAAGAAACAGTCCTCCTTCCAGTGCTCCATACAGTACTCTACACAGTCAAGCACACATGCACGGGATGAGTAGTTAGCCCCTCGAGGACattgtaagggactgttcaatatttttgagaaacaggggaggcatgtcaaatatttttttaagcactgagaAGGGACTTGTGGGTTTTTAGCTCAGGAGATGGACAAAAAACTTTAACtgggtttattttgtatttattttactgtcaatttaataaagaaaaaaaatatgccttTTAAGTCTGCTGGCAAGTTTTGAGATTCAGGgtgtatttaatattaatttaaaaaaatacaaactacatattgccttttttttttagcagcagaATAAATTGCCaagatttttcaaagaaaacatgcattccaAACACAAGGGaaaggcattttttatttattttttatttttttaaatgtttcactgcaacaaacaaaacactgccatatttatatttagtttgtatttttattgtattttttaaattaatatttaatacagTCTGAACCTCAAAACTCACTGGCAGgcttgaaaggcatgtttttttttcttctttacagctaaatgacatcatttatcatagcaagaaactgtgaaaaaaaatcaaaattattattagattttcaAACAGACATTCTGGAAACAAATCGTGTACAATGAATGCTTCCATcggaaaataaaaccaaatctaagcttaaaataatgatattgaTCAACAGCGCTTCACTCCAGGTCCAATTTAAAATTTCAcccaaatatataaataaatcttgTACTACAGAAATAGAGGAGGAGGATTATGCTTTCCCCCCATGCactcatgaaataatatttctggctctaaatatattttttttttttaaataaaataaaattgcaccCTAGCCACACTCCTCCTCtgataaacaacaaacagtcccttagatGAATGTGTTCTGTACCTGCTAGTCATTTATATATTCAGCCTGGCAAGTTTTAACAAAGATAATAAGTACTTGAACAACTCTACCTCCCATGAGGCTTTGATACAGCGTCTATGATGCATGTAAGAGATTTAAAGAGAGAGGTGACAGATACTCTGTTTTTGTAATAGAGGCTTTTAAAGGAAGCTTTTTCAGAAACTCATAAAATGTGCATATAATAACTTTATATAGTTTATATCAAACATGCTGCATTTCTCGTGCATTAGAAACATATTGTGTAACAGAACACTGCCCAGCCtttggtttttggttgttttctccTTCAGGTTTTGCAAGAAGTGTGTAATGTGTATTGACTCACCTGCTATTGGGCTCCGCAGCTTCCAAAAGATCCGTTTGAAATCGTCCAGGTCGCTCCAGGACTTTCCAAACCTGATGGCCAGCTTCTTCAGAGACAACTCCAGCAAGCTGATGAGAAGAGAGGGTGCATACTTAATCTTCATCATGTTGTCACCTCTTATCTAGGGACCAAAACTCTTGATGTCATTTGTCTTCACTACTTTAATCCTtaagggcccgctttaatattacacacaatcgtatcgctctgcgcacagaaatgcgcttttcaaaatcaagctttaaaaatattatacattaatataattttctactttcatttagttattagtcctaatcataatcatcaaatagtcattaattttcagaattttaaccatacaaatgccatttttttgttatgatgccactatgtttttaatttaaaaaacacacagttattttaaaaaatactacatgtaaagtagatttgttttttgatgatcacagcctggtttatgtcagtgattagcatttttgtacttaacagtatgaatgtaacaattttatttacagtgtgttttagacttattgtaggagctgaactAAAAAACTCcaagataaacaaaaatatgcaatcTTGCCAAACTTAATactatatgcatgaacacagccaaaatgatcagaaaatgaagaatgagaagtgcataaaatgcaccaaacagacCCTATGTGTTAAAAGACTGATGGTTCAGACTTGGTGTTTAAAGTCAAGCTTTGTATTAAGTTTAGATTAGAGTAAGACTAAGGTTAGGGTTAAGTATTGTGTTAGAGAAATGCATTCTGTCAGCTAGGGTCCTCACAACTATACAGACAAACACGTGTGCACCACCCACGCATAGTGTAAGGAATGTTCAAAGTCGCTCCGTTTCTCATTGTCAAAGCGAACGTCTTGGGGTAAATCTGCCTCTGTTTTAGCGTCAATACATCTAGGGATCCCTGCAGCCCACGTTACCCATCTGAAATACAGAAGCACACAGTGTGATAcaaatattaacacacacaaaatctgatGCTGtatctttgtgttgttgtgtgtattgGACCTGAAAGTCGTCtgcctctcctgcagctctgtcttCCTGTGTGCCAGCAGCTGAGGTAAGGAGTCATCCCTGTGTGTCTTTGCTACAGGAGCAGAAAAAAGGGGATTTGTAGATAGTAACATCCTTTGCACAGGCCTTTGCATTTACCACTGGTGTTATCTCCATTCTGCCCATTTTGTGATTAGATTTCAATATGCAAATAAAGTTTAGTGGACGTGTCATGTTACTGATTCCGGGGGAGCAAAACAAATGTGCAGAAGGACTAGTGCATCTATGCACTGCGAGATTTAAAGATTAAGggtgagctgtaatgttagctatcAGTGGTGCTAAGTGAGCCAgtagtagatgcatgcttccttctgcacagagATACAGACAGTGGGTGTAGTTAGGTAGAAATAAGGTGATGATACAGGCTTCAGTTACATCTCCTGTTAACAAGTGATCAGTATCTAAATAGCAGCATCCTATTCACAGGCCTTTGCATGTAAAATCCTGCTATTAACTGTGTAAACTATTTACTGCCCGCATTGTGACAGGATCTCAATATGCAAATAAGTTAGGAGAGATTAGCAGAATTGTCATGTTCCAAACTCCAGTAAAGCAATgccactgtgcagaaggaagagtgcatctactcatggaggAGCAGTTGTGCTCCTGGCAGTGCAAACTTAAATGGTGTCCTCCTTAGCTGAACTGTTaggttagctagctcagtggtgctagttGAGCTAGCAGTGGATgaacgcttccttctgcacagtgatacagttggcaggtgtagtttggtagaaagacaTACAGACATTATTTACACAGGCCGTAGCATTTATGCTTGGTAATAGTGTAATCTCCATTCTGCCTGCTTGTGATTGGATCACAATTTGCAGATAAGTCGGGTAAAGTTAATGACTTGTCACATTACTGATTCCAGGAAGGCAAAGCCAATGTGCGGAAGGAAGGGAAGGAAgggtgcatctactcatggacgaagAGCCAAGCCTTGTGACAGTACAAAATGTAATCACTAACAGCATCCTCCTTTGCtaagctgtaacattagctagctcagtgatgCTAGGTGAGTTAGCAGCGGATGCACATTCCCTTCTACGCAGTGATgcggttggcgggtgtagtatatcataaaaagaaaatagttcctccatgaAACTGGTCAcaaacaagatctgtggattattttgagtaactacgtcatgatttctggaaagacattgctgttgagttatTTTTTGGTTGCTTTCAGCACAACAAGCTGATTGCCATCTAATTTCATTGTATTGGAGAGAGGATTTGCATGTCACTGtggctgcacaaacacaaagcccAGTTGTTGATTTGTTGCTATCATGAGAAATTTGAATCATCCCATTGGTTTGGATTTTGCTTCCTTTCTCAAAAGCACCTCTACAGTCtgttttacagctgaaaataaagAGCTGATTCTAAAAGCATGGATTCTTTCCTACCTGTTCCCTCTCTAATCTCCACCTTGATGTCTCCTATAAGCCAGCGGTAACATGGGAACGTCACTGCCGTCCCGCCACCTGGAGGTTTCACTGTGATGTAGCGACAGTACCAGTTATCTTCCAACCAGTACCTCTGTTTCTCCAGTCTGACCAGTAGCAGGGTCCCTAAATGTGAAGGGCTGTTCACTTTGTACTCATCCACCTGACAAAgatggagaagaaaaagaagagaaaaaaccTGATAAcacttttttacacacacatcgTGGTTTCATCACCACTCCACACACTTACTGCTCCTCTACAGAAGTCCAGACCGGGGTTGTCCAGCAGGGTGCGTTCACTCTCCCCGTTCTCTCCCACCAGGGTCACAAAGATGTAGTTGTTGGTGCCTGAATACTCTGATGTACCAGTTGCTACCGTCACAGTGTAGACTTCCATCTGGGgacataaacatacacaaacattttgttgcatttgtctCACAAATGGTGTCCATCTCCTtgtcaaaagtttgtgtttgtcctAATCAACATGAAAGTGTCTCTGGGAACAAAACCAGCTCTATAAGGACATGATCTCCTCAGATCCTATGTAGGTACCAGATTGGCTGGCTCAAAcaagaaacacagattttttttttttgattttttttagctgttattttgagtctttggtatttttttttggtctttttgtgtctatgtggtcaaattgtatatttttgtgtttgttttgccctgtttgttgttattttgtgtctctttgtggtcaatTTATATTGCTTTATGGGTATTGTGCCGCTTTTTGTTCTTATTGTGAGACCCTCTGTAgccattttttgtctctgatgtcttttttttttctttttgtgtgtctctttgtggatgttttgcccattgttgttattttgagtCCCACTGTAGCCATTTTGGGTCAATTTGGTGTcatttgtgtagtttttttttttttggtcattctgtgtctgtaataaatttgtgtctctttggagttgttttgcactttttgtaattttgtgttacTCTGTAGTCGTTTTGGGTGTCTTTACGGTCATTTTGTATCGTTTCTTtgctccttttgtgtctctgtggttggTTTGCCCcatttttgatgttattttgagtctctttgtagtcaatTTGTGTTTATgattcttttgctgctttttgtccccctgtagtcattttgggtcattttatgtggtttttggggtgttttgtgTCCTTTAGGGGTTGgttctgttgcattttttgtgatcaatttGAGTCTTCTCAGGTAAGTATgagttaatttgagtgacattttgcagattgaAGGCCAAAGGGGCCCCAGGGCTCAATCCTTCATATTCCCAACCCAATTCAACATCTTTGGGATCGACTGGAACAGCGACTGGGAGACCTAATCAACACACTGCTAATAGTTCTAGATATGTGACCCTACCTAACCCTAAAAAGCTGGCTATCAACTGACTCTAATAACTATGGGTTTACACACATCAACAGTGCAGCCTTAGTAAATTAGATAAGGTGATCCGGTTTTATCTTTGAGGAAGCCCACATATTTCAAGAGGAAATGCTGTGAACCCCATTAACTTTTAGCTTTCACAGTTCAAGCCATTGCATGTGAGCTAATATACTGTGGAGCACATAGTTAAAATCTCCATCAAAAGTGAATCAAATGTAGCTctcacattttgtgtgtgaggaCACTGGCGTGTTGGCATGAGTCACTTTCCTGGTAATAATTTGAATATTATTTCTACAGTAAGCAAATGTGTAAACCGCACTGATGCAAATGTTATGATCTAATAACAGACTACTGACATGACACAACACATAGCTGTGGCAGGATGTGACTATGACTAGCTATATATTTCAAGTACAGAGAAAATAATACCGATGAATTTATATTAATAGCACTGACAATCTGAGcaaacattttaaccctttaaaacctgagaaaattgacttgatttctttcagaaacacaggagTAAGGCGAGAAGCCACATAACAAGAAATAGGACCAATATTAGGAAAGAACTcagaaaaatctatttttaaaatgatcttaatttgatatctaataatccccaacagctatttttcaggtcttttttgtcaccttttactaatttattaacttccctataatacatccatggtataaaaaaaacaagagttaaTAAATTCAGTAGAGGCAgcaccacaaacacagctctgcagtccgccattgttgttattgttgtcctcctacTCGCACACGGctatttttcacaaacatgatgCAAATGCACAAAGTGTGGATTTGATGTCATTGTTCTCACATTGTGCGCTGACAATTTACACGTGGACagaaaattacactctggaacctgcTTTGCCTTCTCAGGACCTCAAAAACGTTGTTATACTCTCAAcgaaaggccaaaaaaagtttaacgtttcatgcaagaactgtttcTGCATAAACAGGCCATGAGACTTCAAATATACCGTCATTCAACATTTCCCCTGCCTCCTGGACTTGAGTACATAAGAAATGCAGGTCTCACATTTTCTTGCACTGTGGGTTTGTTATGTAATACAGTTTTGTCtgcatgttttggttttgtaatTGTGTCTGGAGAATCCCCTTAAAAATGAGATGTTATATCTTCCGGGGCAATCCTTTTAGTAAATTCCAGTGTGTATCTGGTTGCAGCAGTAACTTCTCTACTGCATCGAACCAACTCTGTAGTTTTACCAAATACACTGAtgaaacctgtgtgtgtgtgtgtgtgtgtgtgtgtgtgtcagctaaAGTGTGGTAAGAGCGCACAGAGCCACTGAGCAGGTTCCTACACTTCTCGCAAACTCACTTAGTCAGTCTAGTGACATAATTGAGTTACTTCAGTGGTTATCAGCACCTTAGCAggaatatgacatttttttgatatagCTGGCATGCCTGGAATACTTTACTAACCCAACTCTACTACGTAGCCATCAAGAGTCTAAAAGCATATTTGAAAATATGGAATGACTCAAATTTGAATTCCAGCACAAAATCTCCAcatgagctaaatgctaatgtgcttataaccctttgaaaccagagaatATTgccttgatttgtttcaaaaacattagatgaaggcaatgagcagcaaaagaagaaatgacccaaaaatttgcaaagaaaaaggaGTTTgaaaaagtacctgaaaattacctatttatttatttatttatttttataaatgattacattttttaaggaaagaaaaagacagatttaaaaatggaaatgacctggaaaaaaagcttaaaaattagaattttgttgcaaaatttgaaatatgtaattataatcattttaaataacatttttttttttctagcttttcttttttctcccagACTTATTTTCCTttggtttttcaaaaataatttttgactCATGAGCACTTTTAATGTTTACCTCTATGCCAATGATGATACCATGCTGTTTTACTTCTAAAATCTAGCATATGCTACTATTGTAGTCGcagtcttaaccctttgaaacctgggcatattggcttgatttctttcaaaaacatgtgaagaaggcgattagcaatgaaagaagaaattacccacaaaaatagtaagaaatttgtaaataaataataaattaaattaaaaataattagaaaaacacaaaaaggcatAAGAAAGGagctaaaaaataatacaataatttaggacataattttaaacatgcaattGTTAGTTACAGGTTTAGTTTTactaacagcttttttttctttagacatttttcccttttaaaaattagttcttgcaatttgtgaaaaaaacgtcttaccaagatgctcattgctttttacac encodes:
- the alox12 gene encoding arachidonate 12-lipoxygenase, 12S-type, with the protein product MEVYTVTVATGTSEYSGTNNYIFVTLVGENGESERTLLDNPGLDFCRGAVDEYKVNSPSHLGTLLLVRLEKQRYWLEDNWYCRYITVKPPGGGTAVTFPCYRWLIGDIKVEIREGTAKTHRDDSLPQLLAHRKTELQERQTTFRWVTWAAGIPRCIDAKTEADLPQDVRFDNEKRSDFEHSLHYALLELSLKKLAIRFGKSWSDLDDFKRIFWKLRSPIAEYCMEHWKEDCFFGYQCMNGSNPRMIQRCKKLPENFPVTADMVQSSMAPRTNLNKELKAGNIHLLDYAIMDGIPANTINGKLQYIAAPLCLLYQHPDDGLIPIAIQLEQNPGPDTPIFLPKDPPLAWLLAKMWVRHSEFQVFQVLSHLLRTHLVIEVFCVATLRQLPAVHPIYKLLAPHLRYTLEINCRGRSQLISANGIFKRVVSTGGDGLLILAQREYKVLTYRSLQPHHDFTDRGVSQLPKYFYREHSLMLWDAILSFVTGIVNLYYQSDHDVQEDLELQAWIRDITQEGFTELPNFGLPSKLHTREELSTLLSVAIFTGTAQHAATNNGQFDWCAWVPNTPCTMREPPPTDKDAVTMEMIMATLPDVSQSCVQMAITWHLGRAQPDAIPLGQYTEEHFTEGRAQELIDQFRTELKEIEDHIVSQNEGLELQYLFLRPSCVENSITI